A window of Phycisphaerales bacterium contains these coding sequences:
- a CDS encoding Nif3-like dinuclear metal center hexameric protein, which yields MRVNDLVRLMGQIAPLEYAEEWDRVGLLVGDGERELTGPVLLTIDLTEPVLAEAIGAGSKAIIAYHPPIFEPLARVTDATPRQRIILRAIEAGIAVYSPHTALDAVHGGITDWLCEGLSGGEPGRIKGDVRALTPHAKLPAMQQVKIVTFMQPPDVERIRNALASGGAGNIGAYQLCSFETRGTGTFLPGPGTRPAVGEPGHVERVDEVRLEMVAGKAALPLITELLRRFHPYEEPAIDVYELMPQPRRNAGAGRRLVLDRPTTVAELTQRLKHFLKRERMRYALPAEDRPVTRIGVVPGSGASLSRLARDEGCEVFVTGEMKHHEVLGALNAGMAVILGNHTSTERGYLPRLAQHMQRLAPGLPTIISEVDQDPLITV from the coding sequence ATGCGCGTCAACGACCTCGTCAGGCTCATGGGCCAGATCGCACCCCTGGAGTACGCCGAGGAGTGGGACCGCGTGGGCCTGCTGGTGGGCGACGGCGAGCGCGAGCTAACGGGGCCCGTCCTGCTGACCATTGACCTGACCGAGCCCGTGCTGGCCGAGGCGATCGGCGCGGGCAGCAAGGCGATCATCGCCTACCACCCGCCGATCTTTGAGCCCCTGGCCCGCGTGACCGACGCCACGCCCCGCCAGCGGATCATCCTGCGGGCGATCGAAGCCGGCATCGCGGTGTACTCCCCGCACACGGCCCTTGACGCCGTGCACGGCGGGATCACCGACTGGCTCTGCGAGGGCCTCTCCGGGGGCGAGCCGGGCCGCATCAAGGGCGACGTCCGCGCCCTCACCCCCCACGCCAAGCTGCCCGCCATGCAGCAGGTCAAGATCGTCACCTTCATGCAGCCCCCGGATGTCGAGCGCATCCGCAACGCCCTGGCGAGCGGCGGCGCGGGCAACATCGGGGCGTACCAGCTCTGCTCCTTCGAGACCCGCGGAACGGGCACCTTCCTCCCCGGCCCCGGCACCCGCCCCGCAGTAGGCGAACCCGGGCACGTCGAGCGCGTGGACGAAGTGCGCCTGGAGATGGTCGCGGGCAAGGCGGCCCTGCCGCTGATCACCGAGCTACTGCGGCGCTTCCATCCATATGAAGAGCCCGCGATCGACGTGTACGAGCTGATGCCCCAGCCCCGCCGCAACGCCGGCGCGGGCCGCCGCCTGGTGCTCGACCGCCCCACCACCGTCGCGGAGCTCACCCAGCGGCTCAAGCACTTCCTCAAGCGCGAGCGCATGCGCTACGCCTTGCCCGCCGAGGACCGGCCCGTCACCCGCATCGGCGTGGTGCCCGGCTCGGGCGCGTCGCTCTCGCGCCTGGCGCGGGACGAAGGCTGTGAGGTCTTCGTCACCGGCGAGATGAAGCACCACGAGGTGCTGGGCGCCCTCAACGCCGGCATGGCCGTGATCCTGGGCAACCACACCAGCACCGAACGCGGCTACCTCCCCCGCCTGGCCCAGCACATGCAGCGCCTCGCGCCCGGGCTGCCGACGATCATCAGTGAGGTGGATCAGGATCCGTTGATCACGGTGTAA
- a CDS encoding diacylglycerol kinase family protein — protein MRALILYNPHSGRGRGQRTAESVAAMLRSTGGTPTLLGTAKEPPDAFHARLRAALAGQNLLIVAGGDGTLHHTLPSVVGSGVPLYHLAMGTENLFARQFAMDGSPATLERAVKAWRTLDIDVATLTLDGDSPRPFVLMCSIGPDAGVIRRLDAARSGPISHLSYVRPIVAELLAPSLPRLTVEVDGRKVIDDQPGMCVVANSRHYAMRIDPALNASMTDGLLDVVFFPSAGRVSLAAWMLKSRFRKHLGKPLTYVSAGKVRITAPNHRGPAPAYQVDGECGRHTFPKGVELNIDVVPKALKLLAP, from the coding sequence ATGCGAGCCCTCATCCTCTACAACCCTCACTCCGGTCGCGGGCGCGGCCAGCGCACCGCCGAGTCCGTCGCGGCCATGCTGCGCAGCACCGGGGGCACGCCCACGCTGTTGGGGACGGCCAAGGAGCCGCCCGACGCATTCCACGCCCGCCTCCGCGCGGCCCTCGCGGGCCAGAACCTGCTCATCGTCGCTGGCGGGGATGGCACGCTGCACCACACGCTCCCATCCGTGGTCGGCTCGGGCGTGCCGCTCTACCACCTGGCGATGGGCACCGAGAACCTCTTCGCCCGCCAGTTCGCGATGGACGGCTCGCCGGCGACCTTGGAACGAGCGGTCAAGGCGTGGCGGACGCTCGACATCGATGTCGCGACCCTCACCCTCGATGGCGACTCCCCGCGCCCCTTCGTCCTCATGTGCAGCATCGGCCCCGACGCCGGGGTGATCCGAAGGCTTGATGCCGCCAGGAGTGGCCCCATCAGCCACCTGTCCTACGTCCGGCCGATCGTGGCCGAGCTGCTCGCGCCCTCACTGCCCCGCCTCACGGTGGAGGTCGACGGGAGGAAGGTGATTGATGATCAGCCGGGCATGTGCGTCGTCGCCAACAGCCGCCATTACGCCATGCGGATCGACCCGGCCCTGAATGCCTCCATGACCGATGGCCTTCTTGACGTCGTGTTCTTCCCCAGCGCCGGTCGGGTTTCGCTCGCGGCGTGGATGCTCAAGTCCCGCTTCCGCAAGCACCTGGGGAAGCCGCTCACGTACGTTTCCGCTGGCAAGGTCCGCATCACCGCGCCCAATCACCGAGGCCCCGCCCCTGCCTATCAGGTGGACGGCGAGTGCGGGCGGCACACCTTCCCCAAGGGGGTCGAGCTGAACATCGACGTCGTACCAAAGGCTCTGAAGCTGCTGGCGCCCTGA
- the ybeY gene encoding rRNA maturation RNase YbeY: protein MTISVEVFDATRRLPEPALHWIAQHAEKGMRHLGCVGEVRVRVVDDAEMAQAHEEFAGVSGTTDVLTFDLTDPDLGPPPAMVLEHARLESTPNPYEIDTDILVCLDEAARQSGGAAPGGNPPPGVQRELLLYVLHGILHCLGMDDHEEQAFEAMHRVEDGVLAAIGVGPVFRPGSPGGGSGA, encoded by the coding sequence ATGACCATCTCGGTTGAGGTTTTCGACGCTACCCGCCGCCTGCCCGAGCCGGCCCTGCACTGGATCGCCCAGCACGCGGAAAAAGGCATGCGGCACCTGGGGTGCGTCGGAGAGGTCCGCGTCCGGGTGGTGGACGACGCCGAGATGGCCCAGGCTCACGAGGAGTTCGCGGGGGTCTCCGGGACGACCGACGTCCTCACCTTCGACCTCACCGACCCGGACCTGGGGCCACCCCCGGCCATGGTCCTGGAACACGCCCGTTTGGAATCTACACCCAATCCGTACGAGATTGATACGGATATCCTGGTCTGTCTGGACGAAGCTGCCCGCCAATCCGGGGGGGCAGCACCGGGTGGAAACCCTCCCCCGGGGGTGCAGAGGGAACTACTGTTGTACGTCCTGCACGGGATCCTTCACTGCCTCGGGATGGACGATCACGAGGAGCAGGCCTTTGAGGCCATGCACAGGGTGGAGGACGGCGTGCTCGCCGCGATCGGGGTCGGGCCAGTTTTTCGGCCCGGGAGCCCTGGCGGCGGTTCTGGAGCCTGA
- a CDS encoding hemolysin family protein encodes MNASAWIGIATLALLAGAVLSTLVQSLRDLSRTALEEIAAIRNRPARTARVKAILEDLEGHAAAIALPRIIANLVLVVALVMYVVIIRTPADDPNPGITWVDAVIGIGIASVLLWVFGVAIPTSIAKHAGEGTVYSWSLVLRTTYLLCKPITALARGIDEVIRRLTGRSAKNDMDALEEELLSVVEEAQDEGGIDEAEKQMIEGVVQFRNRTVAQVMTPRTEIEAMELTNDLGKVTALVREVGHSRIPVYEESIDRIVGIFYVKDLMKWLAGDARVGGKTFDLKRLLRPAFFVPETKTVRELLPELLKKRVHIAMVADEYGGTAGLVTMEDIIEEVFGDIQDEYEAPEEEVPEVKVDIAAKTAEIDARAYIDDVNDRIEPLGIELPTSDEYDTVGGFVTVTLGRIPAAGESFTHERVMVQVLEAQPMRVTRVRVQRSEPVEEAVEARGEEQDARA; translated from the coding sequence GTGAACGCATCAGCCTGGATTGGAATCGCAACCCTCGCCCTGCTGGCGGGCGCGGTGCTGTCCACCCTGGTGCAGTCGCTGCGGGACCTCTCCCGCACCGCCCTCGAAGAAATCGCCGCGATTCGCAACCGCCCGGCCCGCACCGCGCGGGTGAAGGCCATCCTCGAGGACCTCGAGGGTCACGCCGCGGCGATTGCCCTGCCGCGCATCATTGCCAACCTGGTCCTGGTGGTGGCGCTGGTGATGTACGTGGTGATCATCCGCACGCCCGCGGATGACCCCAACCCGGGCATCACCTGGGTGGACGCCGTGATTGGCATCGGCATCGCCTCGGTGCTGCTGTGGGTGTTCGGCGTTGCTATCCCCACGAGCATCGCCAAGCACGCGGGTGAGGGCACGGTCTACTCCTGGTCGCTGGTGCTGCGGACGACGTACCTGCTGTGCAAGCCGATCACCGCCCTGGCCCGAGGGATCGACGAGGTCATCCGCCGCCTGACCGGGCGCTCGGCCAAGAACGACATGGACGCGCTGGAAGAAGAGCTTCTGTCGGTGGTCGAGGAGGCCCAGGACGAGGGCGGCATCGACGAGGCCGAGAAGCAGATGATCGAGGGCGTGGTGCAGTTCCGCAACCGCACGGTGGCGCAGGTGATGACGCCCCGCACCGAGATCGAGGCCATGGAGCTGACCAACGATCTGGGCAAGGTCACGGCCCTGGTCCGCGAGGTGGGGCACAGCCGCATCCCGGTGTACGAGGAGAGCATCGACCGCATCGTCGGGATCTTTTACGTGAAGGACCTGATGAAGTGGCTGGCGGGCGACGCGCGCGTAGGCGGCAAGACCTTCGACCTCAAGCGCCTGCTGCGGCCCGCGTTCTTCGTGCCCGAGACCAAGACCGTCCGCGAACTGCTGCCCGAGCTGCTCAAGAAGCGCGTCCACATCGCGATGGTGGCCGACGAGTACGGCGGCACGGCCGGGCTGGTCACGATGGAGGACATCATCGAGGAGGTCTTCGGTGACATCCAGGATGAGTACGAGGCGCCCGAGGAAGAGGTGCCCGAGGTAAAGGTGGACATCGCGGCCAAGACCGCGGAGATCGACGCCCGCGCGTACATCGACGACGTGAACGACCGGATCGAGCCGCTGGGCATCGAGCTGCCCACCAGCGATGAGTACGACACCGTGGGCGGGTTCGTGACGGTGACGCTGGGGCGGATCCCCGCGGCGGGCGAGAGCTTCACGCACGAGCGGGTGATGGTGCAGGTGCTGGAGGCCCAGCCCATGCGCGTCACGCGGGTGCGCGTGCAGCGGTCAGAGCCTGTGGAAGAGGCGGTGGAAGCGCGGGGCGAGGAGCAGGACGCGCGGGCGTAG
- a CDS encoding HD domain-containing phosphohydrolase: MTHTADIKAGTSSRAGFLPVSLEHLPVESLRGMDTYIRIRPETLNLGSGPAIEGYRLYCSGDIRFTEFHRQRLIEHGLRFIYLRIADQSRFRKQVAEKLDQVAASGAAPEAATIIYETSIELMNELLADPETLANSPKLEQLSRGVTTFALKNPAAFEHLFAASHHDFYTATHMVNVATWMVPLAVELGITDQDELNLICRAGLVHDMGKIGVPEEVLNKSGRLTDDEWQIIRAHPQAGYEYLKKFDGLDEKILRVTLEHHERMDGTGYPHALTAEKIHLYSRICAVVDSFDAMTAFRPFKKHTMGVGEAMAIMEKEAGTKYDAEVMAAWSRLVAPAAKDAPQPTGHDLRRHPRTTFHCRAKLHALVTEGDAVCELPGFAVTAHSISRSGLGFISPTPLRPGQAVRVYVQAAGWQKRPLEGEVVRCREQGDKHHECGMKFIQVNAAAA; this comes from the coding sequence ATGACCCACACCGCGGACATCAAGGCCGGAACGTCAAGCCGCGCAGGGTTTCTCCCCGTCTCCCTCGAGCACCTGCCCGTGGAATCGCTGCGCGGCATGGACACGTACATCCGCATCCGCCCCGAGACCCTCAACCTCGGCAGCGGCCCCGCCATCGAGGGCTACCGGCTCTACTGCTCCGGCGACATCCGCTTCACCGAGTTCCACCGCCAGCGTCTGATCGAGCACGGGCTGCGCTTCATCTACCTCCGCATCGCTGACCAGTCCCGCTTCCGCAAGCAGGTGGCCGAGAAGCTCGACCAGGTCGCCGCGAGCGGCGCCGCGCCCGAGGCAGCGACGATCATCTACGAGACCAGCATCGAGCTGATGAACGAGCTGCTCGCCGACCCCGAGACGCTCGCCAACTCGCCCAAGCTCGAGCAGCTCTCCCGCGGCGTAACGACGTTCGCCCTCAAGAACCCCGCAGCTTTCGAGCACCTCTTCGCCGCCTCCCACCATGACTTCTACACCGCGACGCACATGGTCAACGTCGCGACGTGGATGGTGCCCCTCGCGGTGGAGCTGGGCATCACCGACCAGGACGAGCTGAACCTCATCTGCCGGGCCGGCCTCGTGCACGACATGGGCAAAATCGGCGTGCCCGAGGAAGTGCTCAACAAGTCCGGCCGGCTCACCGACGATGAGTGGCAGATCATCCGCGCCCACCCGCAGGCGGGGTACGAATACCTGAAGAAGTTCGACGGGCTGGACGAGAAGATCCTCCGCGTCACGCTCGAGCACCACGAGCGCATGGACGGCACGGGCTACCCGCACGCGCTGACCGCCGAGAAGATCCACCTCTACAGCCGCATCTGCGCCGTCGTCGACTCCTTCGACGCCATGACGGCGTTCCGCCCCTTCAAGAAACACACGATGGGCGTCGGCGAGGCGATGGCGATCATGGAGAAGGAGGCCGGCACCAAGTACGACGCGGAGGTGATGGCCGCGTGGTCGCGGCTCGTTGCTCCCGCCGCCAAGGACGCGCCGCAGCCCACTGGCCACGACCTGCGCCGCCACCCGCGCACCACGTTCCACTGCCGCGCCAAGCTGCACGCGCTGGTGACCGAGGGCGACGCGGTGTGCGAGCTCCCCGGCTTTGCCGTGACAGCGCACAGCATCTCGCGCTCGGGCCTGGGGTTCATTTCACCAACGCCGCTGCGCCCCGGCCAGGCCGTGCGCGTGTATGTCCAGGCCGCGGGATGGCAGAAGCGCCCGCTCGAGGGCGAGGTCGTGCGCTGCCGCGAGCAGGGCGACAAGCACCACGAGTGCGGCATGAAGTTCATCCAGGTCAACGCCGCGGCGGCCTGA
- a CDS encoding PilZ domain-containing protein: protein MPFEHRVAVTVEHPGSTTVTFEVQGRDISRTGMRVQHGNYVYPGSPTTVSFLRGKGVLFAVPGRVVRCEYVGSKQHDVGIAFENPMGSRELSLLNP, encoded by the coding sequence GTGCCGTTCGAGCACCGCGTCGCGGTCACGGTCGAGCACCCCGGGTCCACGACCGTGACCTTCGAGGTGCAGGGGCGGGACATCTCCCGCACAGGCATGCGGGTGCAGCACGGGAACTACGTGTACCCCGGCTCGCCGACCACGGTGTCTTTTCTGCGGGGCAAGGGCGTGCTGTTCGCGGTGCCCGGGCGCGTGGTGCGGTGCGAGTACGTGGGGTCTAAGCAGCACGATGTGGGCATCGCGTTTGAGAACCCGATGGGCTCGCGCGAGCTGTCGCTGCTCAACCCCTGA
- a CDS encoding beta-ketoacyl-[acyl-carrier-protein] synthase family protein, translating into MSQRRVVITGMGWVTPLGSGLEEVWQRLLRADCGIGPITRYDASSFATNFAAEVKNFDLSRYVPTTPRLAKAGLNSQFALAAASMAWQQAGLTKGAFEPSRMGIYMGAGEGPMDFDTFAYVNIAGWDATKRAVNDGEWEKAALSRLDPINELEQEPHQVLSHMARQFGCMGPSFNCMTACAASTQAIGEAFEIIRRGDADLMFAGGSHSMIHPLGMTGFIRLTAMSTRRDDPAHASRPFDVSRDGFVMGEGAGVLVLESLESAKARGATPLAEIAGFGSSADAFRITDIQPDGKGAIAAMSQACRQAGIDPREPGENGRPRVHYISAHGTGTQENDKIETVAVKGVFGNLAKQVPFSSVKSMLGHLIQAAGAVELMTCVMAIQSGWVPPTLNLHTPDPECDLDYVPNSARDLRPLGGVDVCLSNSFGFGGQNNTLCVRRFR; encoded by the coding sequence ATGAGCCAGCGGCGGGTCGTCATCACGGGCATGGGCTGGGTCACCCCCCTGGGCTCGGGGCTGGAAGAGGTATGGCAGCGGCTCCTCCGCGCCGATTGCGGCATCGGCCCCATCACCCGCTACGACGCATCCAGCTTCGCCACAAACTTCGCCGCCGAGGTGAAGAACTTCGACCTGTCGCGCTACGTCCCCACGACCCCGCGCCTGGCCAAGGCAGGGCTCAACTCGCAGTTCGCCCTCGCCGCCGCGAGCATGGCCTGGCAGCAGGCGGGCCTCACGAAGGGCGCCTTCGAGCCCTCGCGCATGGGCATCTACATGGGCGCTGGCGAAGGGCCGATGGACTTTGACACCTTCGCCTACGTCAACATCGCCGGCTGGGACGCCACCAAACGCGCGGTGAACGACGGCGAGTGGGAGAAGGCGGCGCTCTCGCGTCTGGACCCCATCAACGAGCTGGAGCAGGAGCCTCATCAGGTGCTGTCGCACATGGCCCGGCAGTTCGGCTGCATGGGGCCCTCCTTCAACTGCATGACCGCCTGCGCCGCCAGCACGCAGGCCATCGGCGAGGCCTTCGAGATCATCCGTCGCGGCGACGCCGACCTCATGTTCGCTGGCGGCAGCCACTCGATGATCCACCCGCTGGGCATGACCGGCTTCATCCGCCTGACAGCGATGTCGACACGGCGCGACGACCCGGCCCACGCCTCGCGCCCCTTCGACGTCTCGCGTGACGGCTTCGTCATGGGCGAGGGCGCTGGCGTGCTCGTGCTCGAGTCGCTCGAATCCGCCAAGGCCCGCGGCGCGACGCCGCTCGCGGAGATCGCGGGCTTCGGCAGCTCCGCCGACGCCTTCCGCATTACCGACATCCAGCCCGACGGCAAGGGCGCCATCGCCGCCATGAGCCAGGCCTGCCGCCAGGCCGGCATCGACCCGCGTGAGCCCGGCGAGAACGGCCGCCCGCGCGTGCACTACATCTCCGCCCACGGCACCGGCACGCAGGAGAACGACAAAATCGAGACCGTGGCGGTGAAGGGCGTCTTCGGCAACCTTGCGAAGCAGGTGCCCTTCAGCAGCGTCAAGAGCATGCTGGGCCACCTCATCCAGGCGGCGGGCGCAGTGGAACTGATGACCTGCGTCATGGCCATCCAGTCCGGCTGGGTGCCTCCCACGCTCAACCTGCACACGCCCGACCCCGAGTGCGACCTCGATTACGTGCCCAACAGCGCCCGCGACCTGCGGCCCCTCGGCGGCGTCGACGTCTGCCTCTCCAACAGCTTCGGCTTCGGCGGGCAGAACAACACGCTCTGCGTCCGCCGCTTCCGCTGA
- a CDS encoding GxxExxY protein encodes MPNDYRDDGRNRGGRSGGRGGRGYGGQNDRNYNDRGSNGGGNGGERRGIPLSDLDPKITEASRKVIGCSIEVHKALGPGYPADIYLEALRLELDNIGLHYKPRQTFPVTYRGQKVGEVTCGLFVDGLFLVTVMAEPREVDTPDRLRLRAQLKAANLDLGLIINFADKRLTDGLVRVLNIEKINLDRGVTSQHDGEVDSDAGPSGQIHDFENQ; translated from the coding sequence GTGCCGAACGACTACAGAGATGACGGGCGTAACCGGGGGGGGCGGAGCGGCGGTCGTGGTGGTCGAGGCTATGGGGGCCAGAACGACCGCAACTACAACGACCGCGGCTCGAACGGGGGCGGCAACGGCGGCGAACGCCGCGGCATCCCCCTCTCCGACCTTGACCCCAAGATCACCGAGGCCTCTCGCAAGGTCATCGGCTGCTCCATCGAGGTGCACAAGGCCCTTGGCCCCGGCTACCCCGCCGACATCTACCTTGAGGCCCTGCGCCTCGAGCTCGACAACATCGGCCTTCACTACAAGCCCCGTCAAACCTTCCCCGTCACCTACCGTGGACAGAAGGTCGGCGAGGTCACCTGCGGGCTGTTCGTCGATGGCCTGTTCCTGGTAACCGTGATGGCCGAGCCGCGCGAGGTCGACACGCCCGACCGCCTGCGCCTCCGCGCGCAGCTCAAGGCCGCGAACCTCGACCTCGGGCTCATTATCAACTTCGCTGACAAGCGCCTGACCGACGGCCTGGTCCGCGTGCTCAACATCGAGAAGATCAACCTCGATCGGGGGGTCACGAGTCAGCACGACGGCGAAGTGGACTCCGATGCGGGTCCCAGCGGCCAGATCCACGACTTCGAGAACCAGTAA
- a CDS encoding beta-ketoacyl synthase N-terminal-like domain-containing protein produces MHKRVFITGIGAVTGLGVGVSALWEGLCAGRSGIGPITRFDPSGFPCKLAAEVKDFSAKDYVPKSYRKAVKVMVRDTELAVGAAKLAVDDAGLVTKATLESDPSRQLTYPPERVGCHIGAGLICSETQEISAAMVTARDPAATPEQLDKTNGLTLKRWGTIPPEGGGGMDNLQPLWMLKYLPNMLACHVTIIHGTEGPSNTITCAEASGLLSIGESCRVIERGAADLCFSGGAESKLNLMGMAKMTLWNRLRPTDGSPTVRPYEAEGAGTIPGEAGGLLVLEEATAATKRGAKVYAEVAGFGAAHSIPSDEPQGVNEGLAHAIRNALRDAQLKAEDIDAIIPQGCGIASVDAGEAGALRQVFGEHLNTVELVTLTPALGDCAAGNGSILAAVGALCVKEQRLPARFETGGVLSDNFVGSKAARAARLRAILVCSSAQGGQNAALVLKSAN; encoded by the coding sequence ATGCACAAAAGAGTCTTCATCACCGGTATCGGCGCCGTCACGGGCCTGGGCGTTGGCGTATCCGCTTTGTGGGAGGGTCTTTGCGCCGGCCGCTCCGGCATCGGCCCCATCACCCGCTTTGACCCGTCCGGTTTTCCCTGCAAGCTCGCCGCGGAGGTCAAAGATTTTTCCGCCAAGGACTACGTGCCCAAGAGCTACCGCAAGGCGGTCAAGGTCATGGTCCGGGACACCGAGCTCGCCGTCGGCGCCGCCAAGCTCGCGGTCGACGACGCCGGCCTGGTCACCAAGGCCACCCTCGAGTCCGACCCCTCGCGCCAACTCACCTACCCGCCCGAGCGCGTCGGCTGCCACATCGGGGCCGGCCTGATCTGCTCCGAGACGCAGGAAATCTCCGCGGCCATGGTCACAGCCCGCGACCCCGCCGCCACCCCCGAGCAGCTCGACAAAACCAACGGCCTCACCCTCAAGCGCTGGGGCACCATCCCGCCCGAGGGCGGCGGCGGCATGGACAACCTCCAGCCCCTCTGGATGCTCAAGTACCTGCCCAACATGCTCGCGTGCCACGTCACCATCATCCACGGCACTGAGGGCCCGAGCAACACCATCACCTGCGCCGAGGCCAGCGGCCTTCTCTCCATCGGCGAGTCCTGCCGCGTCATCGAGCGCGGCGCCGCGGACCTCTGCTTTTCCGGCGGGGCCGAGTCCAAGCTCAACCTGATGGGCATGGCCAAGATGACGCTCTGGAACCGCCTCCGCCCCACCGATGGCTCCCCCACGGTCCGCCCCTATGAGGCGGAGGGCGCCGGCACCATCCCGGGCGAGGCCGGCGGCCTGCTCGTGCTCGAGGAGGCCACCGCCGCGACGAAGCGCGGGGCCAAGGTCTACGCCGAGGTCGCCGGATTCGGCGCCGCCCACTCGATCCCTTCGGACGAGCCGCAGGGCGTGAACGAAGGGCTGGCTCATGCCATCCGCAACGCGCTCAGGGATGCACAACTCAAAGCCGAGGATATTGATGCCATAATCCCCCAAGGCTGTGGAATTGCGAGCGTTGACGCCGGAGAAGCCGGCGCGTTGCGTCAGGTATTTGGCGAGCACCTCAACACCGTCGAACTCGTCACCCTCACCCCGGCCCTGGGCGACTGCGCCGCCGGGAACGGCTCGATTCTCGCGGCCGTGGGGGCTCTTTGTGTGAAGGAGCAGCGTCTGCCCGCCCGATTTGAGACCGGCGGTGTCTTATCTGATAACTTCGTCGGTTCCAAGGCGGCCCGCGCGGCCCGCCTGCGGGCTATTCTCGTTTGTTCCAGCGCACAGGGCGGCCAGAACGCGGCCCTGGTGCTCAAGTCTGCTAACTGA